The Candidatus Dormiibacterota bacterium genome segment CGGTGGCGAGGGGCGACGGCGTCACCCTGGTCGGCGCCACCGAGGACCACGCCGGATTCGACGCCCGGCGCACCCCGGCGGCGGAGCGCCACCTGCGGGGGGTGGGCGCCCGCCTCCTCCGCGGCTTCGCCGCCGCCACCCCCGCCCACGCGCGGGTCGGCCTGCGCCCCCGCGCCCCCGACGGCCTCCCCCTGCTCGGCCGGCTCGGCGAGACCCTCCTCACCGCCACCGCCCACCACCGCAACGGCGTCCTCCTCGCCCCCGCGACCGCCGAGGGGATGGCCGCGATGGTCCTGGACGGCGTCACCCCCGACGGCTGGGGCGCCTTCGACCCCCGGCGCCGGACCTAGGCGACCGCCGCCTGACTCGAGAACTGCGTCCGGTAGAGCTCGGAGTAGAGGCCGCCCGCAGCGATCAGGTCGTCGTGGCGCCCGCGCTCGACCACCCGGCCGCCGTCGATCACCAGGATCAGGTCCGCCTCGCGCACCGTGGAGAGGCGGTGGGCGATGACCAGCGAGGTGCGTCCCGCCAGCGCGGTGCGCAGCGCGTGCTGCACCGCCAGCTCGGACTCGGAGTCGAGGTGGGCGGTGGCCTCGTCGAGGACGACGATGTCGGGCGCCTTCAGCAGCACCCGGGCGATCGCGATGCGCTGCTTCTCGCCGCCGGAGAGGCGGTAGCCGCGGTCGCCGACCACGGTGTCGAGGCCGGCGGGCAGGGAGTCGACGAAGCGCAGGATCTGGGCGCCGCGCAGAGCGTCGCGCAGCTCCCCGTCGGTGGCCTCGGGCCGGGCGAGCAGGAGGTTGGAACGGATGGTCTCGTGGAAGAGATGGGCGTCCTGGGTCACCACCCCGACGGTGGCGCCGAGCGACTCCAGGGTGGCGTCGCGGACGTCGACGCCGTTGAGGCGGACGGCACCGCCGCGCACGTCGTAGAGCCGGGGCACGAGGTGGCTGATGGTGGTCTTGCCCGCCCCGGAGGGGCCGACGAGGGCGACCATCTGGCCGGGCTCGACAGTGAAGTCGACGTCGAAGAGCACCGGGGTCGAGGGGGTCTGGTCGAGCACCGCCACCGACTCCAGCGAGGCCAGCGAGACCTCCTCGGCGCTCGGGTAGGCGAAGTTCACGTGCTCGAACTCGATGCGCCCGGCGCCGCGGGGGATCGCCACCGCGTCCGGCCGCTCGTCGATCATCGGCGGTAGGTCGAGCACCTCGAAGACGCGCTCGAAGGAGACCAGCGCGGTCATCACGTCGACGTTGACGTTGGAGAGCGCGGTCAGCGGGCCGTAGAGACGGTTGAGGTAGGCGGTGAGCGCCACCACGGTGCCGACGTCGAGGGCGCCGTTCACGGACAGCAGCCCGCCCCAGCCGTAGACCAGCGCGGTGGCGAGCGAGGCGACCAGCAGCAGCGAGGTCATGAACACGCGGCTGTACATCGCCTGGGTGATGCCGATGTCACGCACCCGGGCCGCCTTCGCCTCGAAGCCGCGGCGCTCCTCGTCCTGGCGGCCGAAGAGCTTGACCAGGAGCGCGCCGGAGACGTTGAAGCGCTCGGTCATGGTGGTGTTCATCTGGGCGTTGAGCCCGTAGCTCTCGCGGGTGATCGACTGCAGGCGGCGGCCCACCCAGCGCGCCGGGAGCACGAACACCGGCAGCAGGCTGAGCGCCACCAGGGTGATCTGCCAGTTGAGCAGCAGCATGGTGATCAGCACGATGGTCACGGTGATCAGGTTGCTGACCACGCTGGAGAGGGTGTCGGTGAAGGCCTGCTGGGCGCCGAGCACGTCGTGGTTGAGGCGGGACACCAGGGCACCGGTCTGGGTGCGGGTGAAGAAGGCCAGCGGCATCCGCTGCACGTGACCGAACACGCGGGAGCGGAGGTCGAAGATCAGCCCCTCGCCGACCCGGGACGACACCAGCCGCTGGGCCAGCGACAGGCCGGCGTCGACCAGGGCGAGGCCGGCCACCAGCAGCGCCAGCCCCACCACCAGGCGGGAGTTGTGGTGGACGATGCCGCCGTTGATGATCTCGCGGAAGATCAGCGGGTTGGCGGTGCCGATGGCGGCGTCGATCACCACCAGCGCGAGGAAGCCGGCGAGCATCCGCCGGTAGGGCCGGGCGAAGCCGGCCATGCGGCGCACCGTGCCGGGAGCCAGCCGGTGCCGCTTCACCGAGTCGTCGCGTCGGAACGAGCGCATGCTCGGACCCCACTGCGTCATCGCCGTCCCCCTCCGTGCCCGCAGTCGCAGTCACCCTCGACCACCGCCTCGAGCAGACGCACCAGCTCGCCGCGGTCGGCGGCGGTCAGCCTCTCGAGCATCGCCTCGGCGGTGGTGCGGCGGGCCTCGTCGAGGCCGTCGAGCAGCCGCCGTCCCTCCGGGCTGAGGCTGACCAGCACCGAGCGCCGGTCCTGGGGATCCGGATGCCGGGTCACCAGGCCGCCCTCCTCGAGGACATCGACCATCGAGGTCGCGGAGCGGGGCACCACCCCGAGCCGGGCGGCGATGTCGGCCATCCGCATGCTCGAGCCGGGCTCGGCGATCAGCCGCATCACCCGCGCCTGAGGCCAGGTGAGACCGAGGGGCGCGAGCCGGGCGCCGACGCCGCGGTGGAATCGCCGGGAGGCGCGGGTGAGCAGCTCGGCGAGGCGAGCCTCGGCGGCGGCGGGAGGGGCTGGGATCACGTGGGTTCCTTCGGATTGCTGAGTGCCTCTCCTAGTGAGGCCGGCTCAGTTGTACCCACTCGACCGGCTCGCGACACCTGGCGCGACCGGGTCGTTACACCCGGACCCGCACCTCGCCCGCCCCGGCCTCGACCAGGCGGCC includes the following:
- a CDS encoding ABC transporter ATP-binding protein, producing the protein MRSFRRDDSVKRHRLAPGTVRRMAGFARPYRRMLAGFLALVVIDAAIGTANPLIFREIINGGIVHHNSRLVVGLALLVAGLALVDAGLSLAQRLVSSRVGEGLIFDLRSRVFGHVQRMPLAFFTRTQTGALVSRLNHDVLGAQQAFTDTLSSVVSNLITVTIVLITMLLLNWQITLVALSLLPVFVLPARWVGRRLQSITRESYGLNAQMNTTMTERFNVSGALLVKLFGRQDEERRGFEAKAARVRDIGITQAMYSRVFMTSLLLVASLATALVYGWGGLLSVNGALDVGTVVALTAYLNRLYGPLTALSNVNVDVMTALVSFERVFEVLDLPPMIDERPDAVAIPRGAGRIEFEHVNFAYPSAEEVSLASLESVAVLDQTPSTPVLFDVDFTVEPGQMVALVGPSGAGKTTISHLVPRLYDVRGGAVRLNGVDVRDATLESLGATVGVVTQDAHLFHETIRSNLLLARPEATDGELRDALRGAQILRFVDSLPAGLDTVVGDRGYRLSGGEKQRIAIARVLLKAPDIVVLDEATAHLDSESELAVQHALRTALAGRTSLVIAHRLSTVREADLILVIDGGRVVERGRHDDLIAAGGLYSELYRTQFSSQAAVA
- a CDS encoding MarR family transcriptional regulator, which encodes MIPAPPAAAEARLAELLTRASRRFHRGVGARLAPLGLTWPQARVMRLIAEPGSSMRMADIAARLGVVPRSATSMVDVLEEGGLVTRHPDPQDRRSVLVSLSPEGRRLLDGLDEARRTTAEAMLERLTAADRGELVRLLEAVVEGDCDCGHGGGRR